A single region of the Candidatus Reconcilbacillus cellulovorans genome encodes:
- the polYB gene encoding DNA polymerase IV (involved in translesion DNA polymerization with beta clamp of polymerase III; belongs to Y family of polymerases; does not contain proofreading function), protein MAAKPTERVVMLADAQSFYASVEKAARPEYRDRPLAVAGDPERRSGIILAACPLAKRFGVKTGDTLGEAFGKCPHLVAVRPRMHTYLRVSAVIAETLGAFTDLVEPYSVDEYFLDVTGSTPLFGPPETIARLIQDKVELSTGVRMRIGIGPTKVLAKMAADLWAKQNESGIFTLPAENVATLLWPRPIGDLFGVGARMEHRFVRMGLATIGDVARLPLEELKKRLRLSFGHKSDARAEYYWKTAHGIDPGPVVPPDENGAFFGRKSIGRQITLPRDYRRLRDIRVVLLELSDEVCRSCRSEGRLGRIVAVGAWSGDFDRPQGFFRQTTLADATCLTDEVYAAACRLFERHWTGFAVRRLAVTLADLSDAGHLQLAFFADRDRRLRLEQATDDIRYRFGATALIRASSLLAAGQARKRSTRIGGHPA, encoded by the coding sequence ATGGCCGCAAAACCGACGGAACGCGTCGTCATGCTGGCGGACGCCCAGTCGTTCTACGCCTCGGTCGAGAAGGCGGCCCGTCCGGAATACCGCGACAGGCCGCTCGCCGTCGCCGGCGATCCGGAGCGACGGTCCGGCATCATACTCGCCGCGTGCCCGCTGGCGAAACGTTTCGGCGTGAAAACGGGCGACACGCTGGGCGAAGCGTTCGGCAAATGCCCGCACCTAGTGGCCGTACGGCCGCGCATGCACACTTATCTGCGCGTTTCGGCGGTCATCGCCGAGACGCTCGGGGCGTTCACGGACCTGGTCGAACCGTATTCGGTCGACGAATATTTTCTGGACGTCACGGGCTCGACACCGCTGTTCGGCCCGCCGGAGACAATCGCCCGCCTCATTCAGGACAAGGTGGAACTTTCGACCGGCGTCCGGATGCGCATCGGCATCGGTCCGACGAAAGTACTCGCCAAAATGGCCGCCGATCTGTGGGCAAAACAGAACGAAAGCGGCATCTTCACGCTTCCCGCGGAAAACGTCGCGACGCTGCTCTGGCCGCGGCCGATCGGCGACCTGTTCGGCGTCGGCGCGCGGATGGAGCATCGGTTCGTGCGCATGGGGCTGGCGACGATCGGCGACGTCGCGCGGCTGCCGCTGGAGGAGCTGAAAAAACGACTGCGCTTGTCGTTCGGGCATAAAAGCGACGCCCGCGCCGAATATTACTGGAAAACGGCGCACGGCATCGATCCGGGGCCGGTCGTGCCGCCCGACGAAAACGGCGCGTTCTTCGGCCGCAAATCTATCGGCCGGCAGATAACGCTGCCGCGCGACTACCGTCGGTTGCGCGACATCCGCGTCGTGTTGCTGGAACTGAGCGACGAAGTGTGCCGGTCCTGCCGGTCGGAAGGCCGGCTCGGCCGAATCGTCGCCGTCGGCGCCTGGAGCGGGGATTTCGACAGGCCGCAAGGCTTTTTCCGGCAAACGACGCTGGCCGACGCGACCTGTCTGACGGACGAGGTATACGCAGCCGCCTGCCGTTTGTTCGAGCGCCATTGGACGGGATTCGCCGTGCGACGGCTCGCCGTGACGCTCGCCGATCTGTCGGACGCCGGTCATCTGCAGCTGGCGTTTTTCGCCGACCGCGACCGCCGCCTTCGGCTGGAACAGGCGACGGACGACATCCGGTATCGATTCGGCGCGACGGCTCTCATACGCGCCTCTTCTCTGCTGGCGGCCGGACAGGCGCGCAAGCGCAGCACACGGATCGGGGGGCACCCCGCATGA